The region AGTGCAAAGCACGCTGCGCGACTTGGAAATGCCGTCGGAGCATGGCCAGGAGTTGCCGGCTTATGCGAAGCCAAAAACAATGCGCGATAACGTGCTCGGCTTTTGTGGGGTTGTGGTGTCGACGATTGCTATTATCTTTCTGGGCGTCGTTTTCTGGACAGGTTTCGCTACACTTTTTGGTTCACGATGACAATTCGCTTTTTGGGTACCGGCACGTCTTACGGCGTTCCGCTTGTCGGCTGCGATTGCGCGGTTTGCACATCCACCGATGCGCGCGATAAACGCTTGCGCGCCAGCATTTTTGTCGAAAACGGTGACACGCGCATTCTGGTGGATACGACGCCGGATTTGCGGCAGCAACTTCTCGCTTCGGGTGTACGGTCGATTTCGACCGTACTCTGGACGCACGCGCACAACGACCACGTCATCGGGCTGGACGATTTGCGCCCGATTTCCGATTTTGGCGGTTACATTCCGGGCTACGCGCGCGAGGATACGCTCGCGCATTTGCGTAATATCTTTAGCTACGTGTTTGTTGAAGGGCGCGAACATGGCGGCTTTCCACGCGTAACGCCGCACGTTGCGCGCGCAAACGAAGCGTTTCAAATCGGTTCGATTCAGGTAACGCCGCTGGAAATTTCTCACGGACGGCTCACCATTTTCGCCTATCAATTCGAGGCCGATGGCAAGCGCTTCGTTTACTCCACCGATTGCTCGCAAATTCCCGACGAATCGCGCGAAACGATGCGTGGCTGCGACCTTTTCGTCGTTGATGCGCTACGCCATCGCACGCATCCGACGCATTTTTCGGTGGAACAAGCGCTGGAGGAAGTCGAGAAAATTGCGCCACAACGCACATTTTTCACGCATATCGCGCACGATTTAGCGCATGCCGAAACCGAAGCGATGTTGCCTTCAAACGTGCGCCTTGCTTGCGACGGCTTAAACTTGCAGCTATGACGATTTCTTTGCGTGGCGAAACAGTTGTCGTGACGGGCGCGGCAGTTCGCGTCGGGAAATCGATTGCGCTCGCGTGCGCTCGCGTTGGAGCCGATGTCGGCATTTCCTACAATTCGTCGGAAGCTGAAGCCCGCGCAACGGTAGAAGAACTGCGCGCGTGCGGCGTGCGTGCTGAAATGTTTCGTCTCGATGTTTCTGATGCAACACAGATCGAAAACTTCACCGCCGAAGTACGGTCGAAATTAGGCGAACCGACGGCGTTAATTAATAGCGCAGCGATTTTTCGGCGTACTCCCTGGGAAGCGCTTTCCCTTGACGATTTCGATTCGCACATCGCGGCTAATCTGCGCGGCCCGTTCTGGCTTTGCAAAACCTTCGGCGACATTTTCTTGCAAAACGGACGTGGGCATATCGTCAACATCGCCGATATTCACGGGCAAAAGCCGCTCAAGAATTACGGGCCGTATTGCATTTCTAAAGCGGGCGTTATTTCTCTCACCGAATGGCTAGCGAAGACGCTTGCGCCGGCGGTGCGCGTGAATTGCATCTGTCCCGGCACGATTTTGCTGCCGAGCGAAACGCAGGGCGGCGACTTCGGCGATGACGAACAAACGCTCGCAGCGCGTGTACCTTTGGGGCGCATCGGGAGCGCCGAAGAAATTGCGGATACCGTTGTTTTTCTGCTTGGTGGGCCGCAATTTATCTCAGGAGCGGTATTACCTGTCGATGGAGCCGAACATTTGCGTTAAAAGACGGCGCATTTATGGCACAATAGGGGCGCGTTAAAAAGAACTTGAAGCTAGGCGTCGATATTGCTTGATGCCGCTGCTTTGCGAAGTACCGTCGGAAACGACCGTACTTGAGAGAAACTATGGCACACATCCTTGTTGTTGAAGACGATTCCGAAATCAATACACTCATGGCGCTCACGCTGCGCGTTGAGGATTACGATGTTTCTCAGGCGCGCGATGGTGCGACTGCGTTGCGTCTGGTGGGCGAAAATCCGCCCGATTTGATCTTGCTCGACATCATGATGCCGCGCATGTCGGGCTACGATGTCGCGCGCGCGTTGCAAGACAAGCCCTCGACGGCGCATATTCCCATCATTTTCGTGACGGCTAAAGGCGAAATGGAAGATCGTGTCGTCGGCCTCGATATGGCCGTCGATTACATCTGCAAGCCGTTTGCGACGCCCGAACTTCTGGCCCGCGTTCGTGCGGCGCTGCGCATGCGCAAGCTGCAAGACGAGTTGCGCGTTTCCAATGAACAGCTTTCGCGCCTCGCCACCACCGATCCTTTGACGAGCTTGCACAATCGCCGACGCTTCGATGAGCAGCTTGAAGATGAACTGCGCCGCGCGCGCCGTTTCGAGCATTCTCTCGCGGTTGTGTTGTTCGATCTCGACCATTTCAAAAGCATCAACGACAACTGGGGCCACGCGCAGGGCGATGTGGTTTTGCAAACATTCGCCAGCATTTTGCGCGATTCGTCGCGCCGCGTTGATACCATCGCACGCTTGGGCGGCGAGGAATTCGGCGCAATTCTACCGGCCACCGATGACGAAGGCGCTTTGAACTTCGCCGAGAAAGTGCGCGCGCTCTTGGAAGAAACCGGAATCTCCTGTCGCACCCGAGAAGGCGAAATCGCGCCGCCACTGCATCTTACGACGTCGGCGGGTGTGGCCATTGCAGGGCGCATTACCGAAGAAGGCTCGATTCCTGAACTCGCGTCGTCCCTTGTCGAACTGGCCGACCGCCAGCTTTATGCGGCCAAGG is a window of Abditibacteriaceae bacterium DNA encoding:
- a CDS encoding MBL fold metallo-hydrolase; this encodes MTIRFLGTGTSYGVPLVGCDCAVCTSTDARDKRLRASIFVENGDTRILVDTTPDLRQQLLASGVRSISTVLWTHAHNDHVIGLDDLRPISDFGGYIPGYAREDTLAHLRNIFSYVFVEGREHGGFPRVTPHVARANEAFQIGSIQVTPLEISHGRLTIFAYQFEADGKRFVYSTDCSQIPDESRETMRGCDLFVVDALRHRTHPTHFSVEQALEEVEKIAPQRTFFTHIAHDLAHAETEAMLPSNVRLACDGLNLQL
- a CDS encoding SDR family oxidoreductase, whose amino-acid sequence is MTISLRGETVVVTGAAVRVGKSIALACARVGADVGISYNSSEAEARATVEELRACGVRAEMFRLDVSDATQIENFTAEVRSKLGEPTALINSAAIFRRTPWEALSLDDFDSHIAANLRGPFWLCKTFGDIFLQNGRGHIVNIADIHGQKPLKNYGPYCISKAGVISLTEWLAKTLAPAVRVNCICPGTILLPSETQGGDFGDDEQTLAARVPLGRIGSAEEIADTVVFLLGGPQFISGAVLPVDGAEHLR
- a CDS encoding diguanylate cyclase; the protein is MAHILVVEDDSEINTLMALTLRVEDYDVSQARDGATALRLVGENPPDLILLDIMMPRMSGYDVARALQDKPSTAHIPIIFVTAKGEMEDRVVGLDMAVDYICKPFATPELLARVRAALRMRKLQDELRVSNEQLSRLATTDPLTSLHNRRRFDEQLEDELRRARRFEHSLAVVLFDLDHFKSINDNWGHAQGDVVLQTFASILRDSSRRVDTIARLGGEEFGAILPATDDEGALNFAEKVRALLEETGISCRTREGEIAPPLHLTTSAGVAIAGRITEEGSIPELASSLVELADRQLYAAKEGGRNRVVAESREHWALS